In the Petrotoga sp. 9PWA.NaAc.5.4 genome, one interval contains:
- the truA gene encoding tRNA pseudouridine(38-40) synthase TruA, protein MKWVAATVAYDGTNFFGYQSQAGVRTVQGELEKALYIIFKRKILTYAAGRTDTGVHALGQVVSFEVANENMTDKNIRDALNAILPEDIYVKKVEFVKDNFNPRSEAKKRIYHYIVYINKEPDIFLRNRVWWLPFDLDISKMRLAAKYLEGEHDFTSFKTGNDERNPIRNIYKIRILNYRNNFILIRVEGKSFLRKMVRNIVGTLVKVGTGSWEIESIKEILEARQRSMAPASAPAQGLYFYSVLF, encoded by the coding sequence GTGAAATGGGTCGCAGCAACTGTTGCATATGACGGAACAAATTTTTTTGGTTATCAATCACAAGCCGGTGTTAGAACCGTGCAAGGAGAGTTAGAAAAAGCTTTGTATATTATATTCAAAAGAAAAATACTTACTTACGCAGCCGGAAGAACAGACACAGGGGTTCACGCATTGGGACAAGTTGTTTCTTTTGAAGTAGCAAATGAAAATATGACTGATAAAAATATTAGAGATGCTTTAAACGCCATTTTGCCTGAAGATATTTATGTAAAGAAAGTCGAATTTGTTAAAGATAATTTTAATCCTCGTTCTGAAGCTAAAAAAAGAATATATCATTATATTGTTTATATAAATAAAGAACCGGACATATTTTTAAGAAATAGGGTATGGTGGTTACCCTTCGATTTGGATATTTCAAAAATGAGGTTAGCTGCTAAGTACTTAGAAGGAGAGCATGATTTCACAAGCTTTAAAACAGGAAATGATGAAAGAAATCCCATAAGAAATATATATAAAATCAGGATTTTAAATTATAGGAATAATTTTATATTGATTAGAGTTGAAGGTAAATCTTTTTTAAGAAAGATGGTTAGAAATATTGTAGGAACCTTAGTAAAGGTAGGTACAGGTTCATGGGAGATAGAAAGTATAAAAGAGATACTGGAAGCAAGGCAAAGATCGATGGCACCAGCTTCTGCCCCTGCTCAAGGATTATATTTTTATTCGGTTTTATTTTAA
- a CDS encoding ATP-binding cassette domain-containing protein, whose product MDKESILKIKNLSITINKEEILKNINLEILSNQIFLIYGPRNSGKSVLLRSIVDLNEELFSNIDEKGKILLQGKDIKTFDKRQLRSQIAYVEPTFVDNINFLKLSEVFNLALGLKLSEISKEQFSILNKLKLSHIFSEKTTLKKYENFENWTIGDKVSLIIFLSIVRNPQVFIFDSILDHLDDFLLNNIKDFLFEMKEERTLIISTRNLFLFSDIAEEVAFLTKGELLFNGKINKFILNFPI is encoded by the coding sequence ATGGATAAAGAAAGTATATTAAAAATAAAGAATTTATCAATAACAATAAATAAAGAAGAAATTTTAAAAAATATAAATTTAGAGATCTTGTCTAATCAAATCTTTTTAATCTATGGACCTCGTAATTCAGGCAAATCTGTTTTATTAAGATCCATAGTAGATCTAAATGAAGAACTTTTTAGTAATATAGATGAAAAAGGAAAAATCTTACTTCAGGGAAAAGACATAAAGACCTTTGATAAAAGACAATTAAGATCCCAAATAGCTTATGTTGAACCTACATTTGTTGATAATATAAATTTTTTGAAATTAAGCGAAGTTTTTAATTTGGCATTAGGCTTAAAGCTTTCGGAGATTTCAAAAGAGCAATTTTCTATATTAAATAAGTTAAAACTATCTCATATCTTCTCTGAAAAAACTACCTTGAAAAAATATGAAAACTTTGAAAATTGGACTATTGGTGATAAAGTTTCTTTAATAATATTTTTAAGTATTGTGAGAAACCCACAAGTTTTTATATTTGACTCAATTTTAGATCATTTAGATGATTTTTTATTAAATAATATAAAAGATTTTCTATTTGAGATGAAAGAAGAAAGGACTTTAATCATTTCTACTAGGAATCTTTTTCTGTTTTCTGATATTGCAGAAGAGGTCGCTTTTTTAACAAAAGGAGAACTTTTGTTCAACGGAAAAATTAATAAGTTCATTTTGAATTTCCCTATTTGA